One part of the Papilio machaon chromosome 5, ilPapMach1.1, whole genome shotgun sequence genome encodes these proteins:
- the LOC106708801 gene encoding uncharacterized protein LOC106708801 codes for MVYLYTSKNVKIIKDILTDFYNSSDTSPCEYMKCYIESWDDPTDDSKLCWIVETFLGIMKHDQFLKQTVDQFPSELNDDDKDYLLIILHGLIFQLQSSDMNLLYKCLFNLRKNVLNALTSSLKTLDFLDQISKIAQPIYDTNYITEHIIGPLSNWQHAMDKMAQMYAEYLTKIESLKVKPPTIPIQPNVLTRKNKRSEGSAPQKISIPATPPNSVCEKARRMLTKSVIDKKLKQAFDNNKQKAMKILNEIKSEMYHYPQKRHFEKPKQCINLQNDPEQDWKKPFSKSNHRNWKKTSSMPVKENIATLKRYNERMKLTEREEIQWLQDLLRDCRSLSKFHELEEYDREERERERILDIEKKHIQGQISFEEALLAKKKVHDENKKKYEDFMKEKELWNKELEKWNQEQIEINRKHFEKLSLIELNVLEARKNVTKKKKEEADLIKKENETLQLQSLQAKQEELKRKIQMIKEIKILSIIAKRAKLPKIIDLTETSGIGLLCEMSMVELQERLSSMKMNLKEELEAKSKFIKEQHVAAKKSLEDTRKKVADYLDERKKLRKSNKKTPKPSIDVSTKEINDLKMVLEAKRKLRQQLT; via the coding sequence atggtatatttatatacatcaaaaaatgtgaaaataataaaagacattCTTACCGATTTCTACAACTCATCGGATACATCACCTTGTGAATACATGAAATGCTATATTGAATCCTGGGACGACCCTACGGATGATTCAAAACTTTGTTGGATTGTGGAGACTTTTCTCGGTATTATGAAACATGACCAATTCTTAAAACAGACAGTTGATCAGTTCCCATCGGAACTAAACGACGACGATAAAGATTACTTGTTGATTATATTACATGGTTTAATCTTTCAATTACAGTCATCTGATATgaatttattgtacaaatgtttgttcaatttacgtaaaaatgttttgaacgCACTCACAAGTTCCTTAAAAACACTTGATTTTCTAGATCAGATATCGAAAATAGCTCAGCCAATTTATGACACAAATTATATTACCGAACATATAATAGGGCCACTTTCTAACTGGCAACATGCGATGGATAAAATGGCACAAATGTATGCGGAATATTTGACTAAAATAGAAAGCTTAAAGGTAAAACCACCGACTATACCAATTCAACCGAATGTCTTGACGAGGAAAAATAAGAGATCAGAGGGTTCAGCTCCCCAAAAAATATCTATTCCAGCAACTCCGCCAAATTCAGTTTGTGAGAAAGCTAGACGCATGCTTACAAAAAGtgtaattgataaaaaacttaaacaagCGTTtgataataacaaacaaaaagccATGAAAAtcttgaatgaaataaaaagcgAAATGTATCACTATCCTCAAAAACGTCATTTTGAAAAACCAAAACAATGTATCAACCTACAAAATGACCCTGAACAAGATTGGAAAAAGCCTTTCTCAAAATCTAATCATAGGAATTGGAAAAAAACATCATCCATGccagtaaaggaaaacatagcTACGCTTAAACGATATAATGAAAGAATGAAATTAACTGAACGAGAGGAAATACAATGGTTGCAAGATTTATTACGAGATTGTAGAAGTTTAAGCAAGTTTCATGAGTTAGAGGAATACGACCGTGAAGAAAGGGAACGGGAAAGAATACTtgacatagaaaaaaaacatatacaagGTCAAATATCATTCGAAGAGGCACTATTGGCAAAGAAAAAAGTTCacgatgaaaataaaaagaaatatgaagactttatgaaagaaaaagaattATGGAATAAAGAATTGGAAAAATGGAATCAAgaacaaatagaaattaacCGAAAGCATTTTGAAAAACTATccttaattgaattaaatgtgTTAGAGGCCcgtaaaaatgtaactaagaagaagaaagaagaggcagatttgattaaaaaggaaaatgaAACTTTGCAATTACAATCCTTGCAAGCCAAACAGGAAGagttaaaaaggaaaattcaaatgattaaagaaattaaaattttgtcaatCATAGCCAAGAGAGCCAAGCTTCCTAAAATCATAGATTTAACAGAAACATCAGGAATTGGCTTATTATGTGAAATGTCGATGGTAGAACTGCAAGAAAGGTTAAGTTCTATGAAAATGAATCTCAAAGAGGAGTTAGAAGCAAAAagcaaatttattaaagaacaACATGTTGCAGCAAAAAAGTCACTGGAAGATACACGAAAGAAAGTTGCTGACTATTTAGATGAAAGAAAGAAACTAcgaaaaagcaataaaaaaactccAAAGCCATCTATCGATGTGTcgacaaaagaaataaatgatttgaaaATGGTTCTAGAAGCCAAACGAAAATTACGCCAGCAATTAACATAg